A stretch of DNA from Aurantiacibacter atlanticus:
GGAAATCCTGCCCGATCCCAAGTTTGGTGATCAGGTTTTGTCGAAATTCATGAACAACCTCATGCTCGACGGGAAAAAGGCTGTTGCTGAAGGCATCGTCTATTCCGCGTTCGAAACCGTGGAAGCCAAGGCCAAGACCGATCCGGTCCAGCTTTTCCACGAAGCGTTGAACAATGTGAAGCCGCAGGTCGAAGTGCGCAGCCGCCGTGTTGGTGGTGCGACTTATCAGGTGCCTGTGGAAGTTCGCCCCGAACGTGCCCAGGCGCTGGCGATCCGCTGGTTGATCTCGGCTGCGCGTGGCCGTGCCGAAACCACCATGAGCGCACGCCTTTCGGGCGAGCTGATGGATGCGGCGAACAATCGCGGCAACGCGGTGAAGAAGCGTGAAGATGCTCACCGTATGGCCGATGCGAACCGCGCGTTCAGCCACTATCGCTGGTAGTATCGCTTGAAGCGGCCCGGGCCAAGGTGGTCCGGGTCTTCAAGCGGCCAGATTGCACACTATATGGGGCGCGAGTTTTCGTGCCTCTCACACCCCTCAAGGCAAGCCCGTAAGGAATTAACATG
This window harbors:
- the rpsG gene encoding 30S ribosomal protein S7; protein product: MSRRRRPDKREILPDPKFGDQVLSKFMNNLMLDGKKAVAEGIVYSAFETVEAKAKTDPVQLFHEALNNVKPQVEVRSRRVGGATYQVPVEVRPERAQALAIRWLISAARGRAETTMSARLSGELMDAANNRGNAVKKREDAHRMADANRAFSHYRW